A part of Silvimonas soli genomic DNA contains:
- a CDS encoding PRC-barrel domain-containing protein has protein sequence MTLPGNQPLNTDVRSTGLPPVTPGFSTQVIASHEVEGYKVVNEQGENLGKIDQFVLDVSNGKVAYAVLSFGGFLGMGDKLFAIPWSALQLDETNKEFALIGIDKESLKNAPGFDKDHWPAFADEQWASNLHSYYRADPYWH, from the coding sequence ATGACTTTGCCAGGCAACCAACCTCTCAATACGGACGTACGCTCCACCGGCCTGCCGCCAGTGACCCCGGGCTTTAGCACCCAGGTTATCGCTTCGCATGAAGTGGAAGGCTACAAAGTGGTCAATGAACAAGGCGAAAATCTGGGCAAGATTGACCAGTTTGTGCTCGATGTCAGTAACGGCAAAGTGGCCTATGCCGTGCTGTCGTTCGGCGGCTTTTTAGGCATGGGCGACAAACTGTTTGCCATTCCATGGTCAGCCTTGCAGCTGGACGAAACCAATAAAGAATTCGCCTTGATCGGTATCGACAAGGAAAGCCTGAAAAACGCCCCAGGCTTTGATAAAGACCACTGGCCGGCTTTTGCCGATGAGCAATGGGCCAGCAATCTGCATAGCTACTATCGCGCCGATCCGTACTGGCACTAA
- a CDS encoding DUF3309 family protein: protein MSLGLILLIVLLLIVVGALPTWPHSRNWGYGPSGGVGLLLIVLIVLLVVGVI, encoded by the coding sequence ATGTCACTTGGCCTGATTCTACTCATCGTGCTGTTGCTGATCGTCGTCGGCGCCCTACCCACCTGGCCGCATAGTCGTAACTGGGGTTATGGTCCCAGTGGTGGGGTTGGCTTACTGTTGATTGTGCTGATTGTGCTGCTGGTCGTTGGCGTGATTTAG
- a CDS encoding LysR family transcriptional regulator, whose protein sequence is MDVRALRYFVEVVRQQGFTRAAETLFVTQPTVSKMIKQLEDELGGPLLLREGRKVLLTDAGKVAYARAQSVLAEVARLRQEVAEVDGMARGELAVGIPPMAGRYFAPVIGRYRKQYPGVALRLREQGGRALEESVVNGELDLGVTVLPATVPGLATLPVTRQALMVVYPVVRAPVKAKPVALAELAALPFIMYEDDFVLNHVIIHACEAAGFTPQIAGQSRHWDFIGELVANDVGIAILPDPIARQLDPARVVCRPLADPALAWELGLVWRQDYLSRAARAWLECCEEAFGYPART, encoded by the coding sequence ATGGATGTCCGTGCGTTGCGTTATTTTGTTGAGGTGGTACGCCAGCAAGGCTTTACCCGCGCGGCTGAAACCTTGTTTGTTACCCAGCCCACCGTCAGCAAAATGATCAAGCAGCTAGAGGATGAACTCGGCGGTCCATTGCTACTGCGTGAGGGTCGCAAAGTGCTGCTGACGGACGCCGGTAAAGTGGCCTACGCCAGGGCGCAATCGGTACTGGCTGAAGTAGCGCGCTTGCGCCAGGAAGTGGCCGAAGTCGATGGCATGGCACGCGGAGAACTGGCGGTGGGTATTCCACCCATGGCCGGGCGCTACTTTGCGCCGGTCATCGGGCGCTATCGCAAGCAATATCCCGGCGTGGCACTCCGGCTGCGCGAACAAGGTGGCCGGGCGCTGGAAGAAAGCGTGGTCAATGGCGAACTGGATCTGGGCGTCACCGTGCTGCCTGCCACCGTGCCCGGTCTGGCCACTTTGCCGGTCACCCGCCAGGCGTTGATGGTGGTTTATCCAGTGGTGCGGGCGCCGGTCAAAGCAAAACCGGTGGCACTGGCCGAGTTGGCCGCCCTGCCCTTCATCATGTACGAGGATGACTTCGTGCTGAATCACGTCATCATCCACGCCTGTGAAGCCGCCGGATTTACCCCGCAAATTGCCGGGCAAAGCCGTCATTGGGATTTCATTGGTGAACTGGTTGCCAACGATGTCGGCATCGCCATTTTGCCCGACCCCATCGCTCGCCAGCTCGATCCGGCCCGCGTAGTTTGCCGCCCGCTGGCCGATCCCGCGCTGGCTTGGGAACTAGGACTGGTATGGCGTCAGGATTATTTGTCGCGAGCGGCCCGCGCATGGCTAGAGTGCTGTGAAGAAGCTTTCGGTTATCCCGCACGCACATGA
- a CDS encoding AsmA family protein, with amino-acid sequence MATQRKKIVLSTLAALVALFALALYLFQWNMLRGPIARQVSQKLGREFVIKGDLHVHLSMQPTITVEDLQLANASWSTTPVMATVRKLEFDLPLRPLWHRQVELPRVVITEPNVLLEQNAQGQANWNFDQLTASSPASASSSPSVKLGQLDVVNGQIHYLDAEGSDVTAKVATDHGVQGKAAAVNVDAKGAFRKLDFNVTAVGGGLLNLRDTTQPYPLQVMGSVDKTHFSAKGTVTNPLQMSGLAINFNLSGQSLAQLYPILKLPLPATPPYRLAGNLQHENQVWKLQGFAGKVGSSDLGGDFAVDLARKPKFITANLASRRVDLRDFSGFIGARQESGQPAPPKGDRILPSNPFNLDKLNIADADVKFRGTQIVNASLPLDNIQTHLLLNNGVLTLDPLNVGVAGGHVVAQLQMDSGATPLKTSVDMTAAHLQLEQLVPSLGESRQASAGLVGGKARLAMQGNSVAQMLGSANGNVAVIMDGGKISKLLLRLTNLDLANLLPILFTGDKPVPVRCMVADLSAQNGDATIKTFVLDTDKQVINGSGNINFRDEKLDMALKVDPKDISLAALRGPIDIGGTFKKPSVKPSLPQPVGRTAAAVALAFVYPPLVLLPLIEVGTAKDSPCAQLMQQADTNAKKNPVAHPHS; translated from the coding sequence ATGGCGACACAACGTAAAAAAATAGTCCTCTCTACCTTGGCGGCCCTCGTCGCCCTGTTCGCGCTGGCACTTTATCTGTTCCAGTGGAACATGCTGCGCGGCCCGATCGCACGCCAGGTTTCGCAAAAACTGGGCCGCGAGTTCGTTATCAAGGGCGATTTACATGTGCATCTTTCCATGCAGCCCACCATCACCGTAGAAGATTTGCAGCTGGCCAACGCCAGTTGGAGCACAACGCCGGTCATGGCCACTGTGCGCAAGCTGGAGTTCGATCTGCCACTGCGCCCGCTGTGGCATCGGCAAGTCGAATTGCCGCGCGTGGTGATTACCGAACCCAATGTTTTGCTGGAACAAAACGCCCAAGGGCAAGCCAACTGGAATTTCGACCAGCTCACCGCGTCATCACCCGCCAGTGCCAGTAGCTCGCCCAGCGTGAAACTGGGGCAGCTGGATGTAGTAAATGGGCAAATCCACTATCTGGATGCCGAAGGTTCGGACGTTACCGCCAAAGTCGCCACCGACCATGGCGTTCAGGGCAAAGCCGCCGCCGTGAATGTCGATGCCAAAGGCGCTTTTCGCAAGCTGGATTTCAACGTGACGGCGGTGGGCGGCGGTTTGCTGAACCTGCGCGATACCACACAGCCTTATCCTTTGCAGGTAATGGGTTCCGTCGACAAGACGCACTTCAGCGCCAAAGGGACGGTCACCAACCCATTGCAAATGAGCGGTCTGGCGATCAACTTCAATCTGTCTGGGCAAAGCCTGGCGCAGCTTTATCCGATCCTCAAATTGCCGTTGCCCGCTACGCCGCCTTATCGCCTGGCTGGCAATCTGCAACATGAGAACCAGGTATGGAAGCTGCAGGGTTTTGCCGGCAAGGTGGGCAGCAGCGATCTGGGCGGCGATTTTGCTGTTGATCTCGCCCGCAAGCCCAAGTTCATTACCGCCAACCTGGCTTCCAGACGCGTCGATCTGCGCGATTTTTCCGGCTTTATCGGGGCGCGCCAGGAAAGTGGTCAGCCCGCGCCGCCCAAGGGTGATCGCATACTGCCCAGCAACCCGTTCAATCTGGACAAACTCAATATCGCTGATGCGGATGTGAAGTTTCGCGGCACGCAAATCGTGAACGCCAGTCTGCCGCTGGATAACATCCAGACTCATCTCTTGCTGAACAACGGCGTACTGACGCTAGACCCGCTTAATGTGGGCGTGGCCGGTGGTCATGTGGTGGCGCAATTGCAGATGGATAGCGGTGCCACGCCGCTTAAAACCAGTGTCGACATGACCGCAGCCCATTTGCAGCTGGAACAACTTGTTCCGTCCTTGGGCGAAAGTCGCCAGGCTAGCGCCGGTTTGGTCGGCGGCAAGGCGCGGCTGGCCATGCAGGGTAATTCAGTGGCGCAGATGCTGGGCTCGGCCAATGGCAACGTGGCGGTGATCATGGATGGCGGCAAGATCAGCAAGCTGTTGCTGCGCCTGACCAATCTGGATCTGGCCAATCTGCTGCCCATTCTGTTTACCGGCGACAAGCCGGTGCCGGTGCGTTGCATGGTGGCCGATTTATCCGCGCAAAATGGTGATGCGACTATCAAAACGTTTGTGCTGGATACCGACAAGCAAGTGATCAACGGCTCGGGCAATATCAATTTTCGCGATGAAAAGCTGGATATGGCGTTGAAGGTTGATCCGAAAGACATCAGCCTGGCGGCCTTGCGGGGACCGATAGATATTGGCGGGACTTTCAAAAAGCCGTCGGTGAAACCGTCACTGCCACAACCCGTGGGCCGCACGGCCGCGGCAGTGGCGCTGGCGTTTGTTTATCCACCGCTGGTCTTGCTGCCGCTGATTGAGGTGGGGACCGCCAAAGATTCGCCGTGTGCCCAGTTGATGCAGCAGGCGGACACCAACGCCAAAAAGAATCCGGTGGCTCATCCGCATTCTTGA